In Streptomyces sp. NBC_01439, the following are encoded in one genomic region:
- a CDS encoding ribosome-inactivating family protein, with amino-acid sequence MQQDPSDCGQIGHGKPEFWNSPPIRPAMLIPMLFSPAVASADEYRSLTSTIRSKAQDAQGFFGGATRKEGEMPYLPLHVQLRGLFIELFIELRPRNTSLRIAGFRNIFENGQAPPEAYVRHVRDSAAPPGLRRTEALPFGGGRAELERAAAVRRSGITLGRRPLSDAVIRLHQNRDPRSTAHGMLVLSEMLCEAARYPALADAMSRIWMTGGRL; translated from the coding sequence ATGCAGCAGGATCCAAGCGATTGCGGTCAGATCGGCCATGGGAAGCCCGAGTTCTGGAACTCTCCCCCGATAAGGCCGGCCATGCTGATACCGATGCTTTTTTCTCCCGCGGTCGCTTCTGCCGACGAGTACCGATCCCTGACGTCGACCATCCGGTCGAAGGCGCAAGATGCGCAGGGATTCTTCGGCGGAGCCACGCGCAAGGAGGGCGAAATGCCCTACCTCCCCCTCCACGTCCAGCTGCGTGGTCTGTTCATCGAGCTCTTCATCGAGCTCCGCCCACGCAATACGAGCCTCCGGATCGCCGGCTTCCGGAACATCTTCGAGAACGGTCAGGCCCCGCCGGAAGCGTACGTCCGCCACGTGCGGGACTCGGCCGCCCCGCCGGGCCTGCGCCGAACGGAAGCCCTGCCGTTCGGCGGGGGCCGCGCCGAGCTGGAGAGGGCCGCCGCCGTCCGGCGTTCGGGGATCACGCTCGGGCGCCGGCCCCTGAGCGACGCGGTCATCCGGCTGCACCAGAACCGCGATCCGCGGAGCACTGCTCACGGCATGCTCGTGCTCTCGGAAATGCTCTGCGAGGCCGCCCGGTACCCGGCCCTGGCCGATGCGATGTCACGCATCTGGATGACCGGGGGACGACTGTAG
- a CDS encoding rhomboid-like protein yields MNSQSPSGPLGGLLRVVRGYPRRAPLTLAYVCLLLVGHAWIGYGLSADRAATVLGYLSTNLDNLRDHPLPALLGSALFFDGTLTDVTSTDFVGTLITLGLGVCCFLAWVEHRWGKARAVAVFLGGHVVATLLTAVVISVALQHGWYPTVVRQALDYGVSYGAQTVLAIGTLALPRWGRLPWAAFVLAWPLGGADWTGPLPDFTTIGHLVAAVIGFGLLGVPALRRQRVRATGSPRAASDFGLQRGSAPEPAPSPAAGTEPPPSV; encoded by the coding sequence ATGAACTCTCAGTCACCGTCGGGTCCTCTGGGCGGACTGCTCCGCGTCGTGCGGGGGTACCCGCGCCGCGCGCCGCTGACCCTCGCCTACGTCTGCCTGCTCCTGGTCGGTCACGCCTGGATCGGGTACGGCCTGTCCGCCGATCGGGCGGCCACCGTATTGGGCTACCTCAGCACCAACCTGGACAACCTGCGGGACCATCCGTTGCCCGCACTGCTCGGCAGCGCGCTGTTCTTCGACGGTACGCTCACGGACGTCACCTCGACCGACTTCGTGGGCACCTTGATCACCTTGGGCCTCGGTGTCTGCTGCTTCCTGGCCTGGGTGGAGCACCGGTGGGGGAAGGCGCGCGCCGTTGCCGTGTTCCTGGGCGGGCACGTCGTGGCCACCCTGCTCACCGCAGTCGTCATCTCCGTTGCGCTGCAGCACGGTTGGTATCCGACGGTCGTCCGGCAGGCCTTGGACTACGGGGTCAGTTACGGAGCCCAGACCGTGCTGGCGATCGGCACGCTCGCCCTGCCGCGCTGGGGCCGCCTCCCCTGGGCCGCCTTCGTCCTCGCATGGCCCCTCGGCGGTGCCGATTGGACCGGGCCGCTGCCGGACTTCACCACCATCGGCCATCTCGTGGCGGCGGTCATCGGCTTCGGGCTGTTGGGCGTCCCGGCCCTCAGGCGGCAACGGGTCCGGGCTACCGGGTCGCCCCGCGCTGCGAGCGACTTCGGGTTGCAGCGCGGCTCCGCCCCGGAACCGGCGCCGTCACCGGCGGCTGGAACGGAGCCGCCCCCATCGGTCTGA
- a CDS encoding MarR family winged helix-turn-helix transcriptional regulator, giving the protein MEANVSSADHGPPPDRVARIQAEWRRERPDLDVGPQGVIGRLHRLADRLGAELGLVYDRYGLGEGEFDVLCALRRAGEPFERAPGELAGHTMVTTGAMTKRIDRLERSGLVTRRRSDDDQRGRIVALTPAGRDLVDRAFTDHMRNERRLLDLVTPEEAAVLETLLATWLSRLED; this is encoded by the coding sequence ATGGAAGCAAACGTGTCGTCCGCGGACCACGGCCCACCCCCGGACCGGGTGGCCCGGATCCAGGCAGAGTGGCGCCGTGAAAGGCCTGACCTCGATGTCGGCCCCCAGGGGGTGATCGGCAGATTGCACCGCCTCGCCGACCGGCTCGGCGCAGAACTCGGCCTCGTCTACGACCGTTACGGCCTCGGTGAGGGGGAGTTCGACGTCCTGTGCGCCCTGCGCCGGGCGGGTGAGCCCTTCGAGCGGGCGCCGGGTGAGCTCGCCGGACACACCATGGTCACCACCGGTGCGATGACGAAGCGGATCGACCGTCTGGAACGGTCCGGGCTCGTCACCCGGCGGCGCTCCGACGACGATCAGCGCGGCCGGATCGTCGCCCTCACCCCGGCCGGACGCGACCTCGTGGACCGGGCGTTCACCGACCACATGCGCAACGAACGCCGCCTGCTGGACCTCGTGACGCCCGAGGAAGCAGCGGTACTCGAAACGCTGCTCGCCACCTGGCTGTCCCGCCTGGAGGACTGA
- a CDS encoding DUF4291 domain-containing protein, whose amino-acid sequence MTPQYQIRADYDARTIVVYQAYSSAIADAALRAGRFITPFSFQRMTWIKPSFLWLMHRSNWARKAGQERVLAVRMTREGWERALSQAVRTTADPKEVAGAAVHLQWDPERSVRGAALNHYSIQVGIGRHLIRTFAEDWVVSITDLTPQVHKAAALVRNGRAPQARRFLPAERVYPLSRSTAELLSPDHAR is encoded by the coding sequence ATGACGCCGCAGTATCAGATCCGTGCGGACTACGACGCCCGTACCATCGTGGTCTACCAGGCGTACTCGTCCGCGATCGCCGACGCCGCGCTACGGGCGGGACGCTTCATCACGCCGTTCTCGTTCCAGCGGATGACGTGGATCAAGCCCTCTTTCCTGTGGCTGATGCACCGCAGCAACTGGGCGCGCAAAGCGGGGCAGGAGCGCGTGCTCGCCGTGCGGATGACACGCGAGGGCTGGGAACGGGCCCTGTCCCAGGCCGTGCGGACGACCGCCGACCCGAAGGAGGTGGCGGGGGCCGCCGTGCACCTTCAGTGGGACCCCGAGCGCTCCGTGCGCGGAGCGGCTCTGAACCACTACAGCATTCAGGTCGGTATCGGTCGCCACCTGATCCGCACGTTCGCCGAAGACTGGGTCGTCAGCATCACGGACCTCACCCCACAGGTCCACAAGGCCGCAGCGCTCGTCCGGAACGGACGCGCTCCGCAGGCCCGGCGCTTTCTGCCCGCGGAGCGCGTATACCCGCTGAGCCGGAGCACGGCAGAACTCCTTTCCCCCGATCACGCGAGGTGA